Genomic window (Tissierellales bacterium):
TGTGAAGATGAACTAAATATGCAAATTCAAACGAAACAAATAATAAAAGATTTTGTGGAAAAAAATCCAATACCTCATTTCAAAATATCTACTTTTGACAATTTTGAAGAAGTAATGAATTATAAAGAAAATGAAATTACCAGTGAAGATCATTGTATCTATCTACTAGATATCGAAATTAACGGACCTAAAAACGGTCTTCAATTGGCAAAAACTATACGCGAAGACGACTACAAGAGTGAGATAATATTTCTAACGAGTCACGTTGAATTATCTTATAATGTTTTTAAATACAAACTGAAGGTTCTAGATTTTATAAATAAAGATTTCGATTTAGATGCGAATTTATATAAAGCCTTGAAAATAGGTACTAGGCTGTATTTAGAAAAAAATAACGACGACTTTTTAATCATAAAACAAAAAAGTGAAATTTATAAAATTGCTTTTTGCGATATAT
Coding sequences:
- a CDS encoding LytTR family DNA-binding domain-containing protein, which gives rise to MLYFIICEDELNMQIQTKQIIKDFVEKNPIPHFKISTFDNFEEVMNYKENEITSEDHCIYLLDIEINGPKNGLQLAKTIREDDYKSEIIFLTSHVELSYNVFKYKLKVLDFINKDFDLDANLYKALKIGTRLYLEKNNDDFLIIKQKSEIYKIAFCDILFIDAKNSSKKITLHTSDYELEFYDSLKSIKSKLDHRFITCHRSYIVNGDKIDIINSDY